A region from the Cuculus canorus isolate bCucCan1 chromosome 14, bCucCan1.pri, whole genome shotgun sequence genome encodes:
- the G3BP1 gene encoding ras GTPase-activating protein-binding protein 1 isoform X3 produces MVMEKPSPLLVGREFVRQYYTLLNQAPDYLHRFYGKNSSYVHGGLDSNGKPADAVYGQSDIHKKVLSLNFKDCHTKIRHVDAHATLNDGVVVQVMGELSNNMQPVRRFMQTFVLAPEGSVANKFYVHNDIFRYQDEVFGDSDTEPPEESEEEGEEPEERQQTPEAVPDDTGAYYEPAVSNDIEEHLEETAAEAEPEPEPEPEQEPEPEAQEEKSEPVLEESAPEETAEKSPSPAPADPAPAVQEDSRTFSWALVTRKNLPPSGAVPVSGIPPHVVKVPVSQPRPEAKPESQAPPQRPQRDQRVREQRTSIPPQRGPRPIREGEQGDVETRRIVRYPDSHQLFVGNLPHDVDKTELKDFFQKLGFSLAGYGNVVELRINSGGKLPNFGFVVFDDPEPVQKILSSRPIMFRGEVRLNVEEKKTRAAREGDRRDNRPRGPGGTRGGLGGGIRGPPRGGMSQKPGFGAGRGIGQRQ; encoded by the exons ATGGTGATGGAGAAGCCAAGTCCCCTGCTGGTCGGGCGGGAATTCGTGAGGCAGTACTATACTCTGCTTAACCAAGCACCTGACTATTTACACAG GTTTTATGGAAAGAATTCTTCGTATGTCCATGGTGGCTTGGATTCCAATGGAAAACCAGCTGATGCAGTCTATGGTCAATCT GATATCCACAAGAAGGTGCTGTCATTGAACTTCAAGGATTGCCACACAAAGATTCGTCATGTGGATGCCCATGCTACGCTCAATGATGGTGTTGTAGTCCAGGTGATGGGAGAGCTCTCCAATAACATGCAGCCTGTGCGCAGATTCATGCAGACGTTTGTGCTTGCACCCGAG GGTTCTGTTGCAAACAAGTTTTATGTCCATAATGATATCTTCCGCTACCAAGATGAGGTTTTTGGTGACTCTGACACTGAGCCTCCAGAGG aatcagaggaggaaggggaggaaccTGAGGAAAGACAGCAGACACCTGAGGCTGTTCCTGATGATACTGGTGCTTATTATGAGCCGGCTGTCAG CAATGACATTGAAGAACACCTGGAAGAGAcagctgcagaggcagagcCGGAGCCAGAGCCAGAACCTGAACAGGAACCTGAACCAGAGGCgcaggaagaaaaatctgagcCGGTATTAGAGGAGTCGGCTCCAGAAGAGACTGCGGAAAagagtccttctccagctcctgctgatcCAGCTCCTGCAGTGCAAGAGGACTCCAGG acattttcctGGGCATTGGTAACCCGTAAGAACCTCCCTCCCAGTGGAGCTGTTCCTGTGTCAGGAATACCACCTCATGTTGTGAAAGTACCAGTCTCGCAG CCCCGTCCTGAGGCAAAACCTGAATCTCAGGCTCCACCTCAGAGACCTCAGAGGGATCAGCGAGTGAGGGAGCAACGAACAAGCATCCCACCACAGAGGGGTCCTAGACCAA TTCGTGAGGGTGAACAAGGTGATGTGGAAACTAGACGGATTGTGAGATACCCAGATAGTCATCAGCTATTTGTTGGGAACCTTCCCCACGATGTGGATAAAACTGAACTTAAAGACTTTTTCCAAA AACTTGGCTTTTCTCTTGCAGGCTATGGCAATGTTGTTGAACTCCGCATCAACAGTGGTGGAAAGCTTCCCAATTTTGGGTTTGTGGTGTTTGATGATCCTGAACCAGTTCAGAAGATCCTTAGCAGCAGG CCCATTATGTTCAGGGGAGAGGTGCGCCTGAAtgtggaggagaagaaaacacgAGCTGCGAGGGAGGGTGACCGCAGAGATAACAGACCACGTGGACCTGGTGGCACTCGTGGGGGGCTGGGAGGTGGGATTCGAGGGCCTCCACGTGGAGGAATGTCCCAGAAGCCAGGATTTGGAGCTGGAAGGGGGATCGGGCAACGCCAGTGA
- the G3BP1 gene encoding ras GTPase-activating protein-binding protein 1 isoform X2: MKGIILRAEESIYLSTTYRMTLVGSESKPSFQLTKEMVMEKPSPLLVGREFVRQYYTLLNQAPDYLHRFYGKNSSYVHGGLDSNGKPADAVYGQSDIHKKVLSLNFKDCHTKIRHVDAHATLNDGVVVQVMGELSNNMQPVRRFMQTFVLAPEGSVANKFYVHNDIFRYQDEVFGDSDTEPPEESEEEGEEPEERQQTPEAVPDDTGAYYEPAVSNDIEEHLEETAAEAEPEPEPEPEQEPEPEAQEEKSEPVLEESAPEETAEKSPSPAPADPAPAVQEDSRTFSWALVTRKNLPPSGAVPVSGIPPHVVKVPVSQPRPEAKPESQAPPQRPQRDQRVREQRTSIPPQRGPRPIREGEQGDVETRRIVRYPDSHQLFVGNLPHDVDKTELKDFFQSYGNVVELRINSGGKLPNFGFVVFDDPEPVQKILSSRPIMFRGEVRLNVEEKKTRAAREGDRRDNRPRGPGGTRGGLGGGIRGPPRGGMSQKPGFGAGRGIGQRQ, translated from the exons ATGAAGGGAATCATCCTTCGAGCAGAGGAGAGCATATATCTTTCCACGACTTACCGCATGACCTTGGTTGGATCCGAGAGTAAGCCAAG TTTTCAGTTGACCAAAGAAATGGTGATGGAGAAGCCAAGTCCCCTGCTGGTCGGGCGGGAATTCGTGAGGCAGTACTATACTCTGCTTAACCAAGCACCTGACTATTTACACAG GTTTTATGGAAAGAATTCTTCGTATGTCCATGGTGGCTTGGATTCCAATGGAAAACCAGCTGATGCAGTCTATGGTCAATCT GATATCCACAAGAAGGTGCTGTCATTGAACTTCAAGGATTGCCACACAAAGATTCGTCATGTGGATGCCCATGCTACGCTCAATGATGGTGTTGTAGTCCAGGTGATGGGAGAGCTCTCCAATAACATGCAGCCTGTGCGCAGATTCATGCAGACGTTTGTGCTTGCACCCGAG GGTTCTGTTGCAAACAAGTTTTATGTCCATAATGATATCTTCCGCTACCAAGATGAGGTTTTTGGTGACTCTGACACTGAGCCTCCAGAGG aatcagaggaggaaggggaggaaccTGAGGAAAGACAGCAGACACCTGAGGCTGTTCCTGATGATACTGGTGCTTATTATGAGCCGGCTGTCAG CAATGACATTGAAGAACACCTGGAAGAGAcagctgcagaggcagagcCGGAGCCAGAGCCAGAACCTGAACAGGAACCTGAACCAGAGGCgcaggaagaaaaatctgagcCGGTATTAGAGGAGTCGGCTCCAGAAGAGACTGCGGAAAagagtccttctccagctcctgctgatcCAGCTCCTGCAGTGCAAGAGGACTCCAGG acattttcctGGGCATTGGTAACCCGTAAGAACCTCCCTCCCAGTGGAGCTGTTCCTGTGTCAGGAATACCACCTCATGTTGTGAAAGTACCAGTCTCGCAG CCCCGTCCTGAGGCAAAACCTGAATCTCAGGCTCCACCTCAGAGACCTCAGAGGGATCAGCGAGTGAGGGAGCAACGAACAAGCATCCCACCACAGAGGGGTCCTAGACCAA TTCGTGAGGGTGAACAAGGTGATGTGGAAACTAGACGGATTGTGAGATACCCAGATAGTCATCAGCTATTTGTTGGGAACCTTCCCCACGATGTGGATAAAACTGAACTTAAAGACTTTTTCCAAA GCTATGGCAATGTTGTTGAACTCCGCATCAACAGTGGTGGAAAGCTTCCCAATTTTGGGTTTGTGGTGTTTGATGATCCTGAACCAGTTCAGAAGATCCTTAGCAGCAGG CCCATTATGTTCAGGGGAGAGGTGCGCCTGAAtgtggaggagaagaaaacacgAGCTGCGAGGGAGGGTGACCGCAGAGATAACAGACCACGTGGACCTGGTGGCACTCGTGGGGGGCTGGGAGGTGGGATTCGAGGGCCTCCACGTGGAGGAATGTCCCAGAAGCCAGGATTTGGAGCTGGAAGGGGGATCGGGCAACGCCAGTGA
- the ATOX1 gene encoding copper transport protein ATOX1 produces MRQGGGGFGKRGCSVGPSASRRGRRSVPAGAKRVPPLPPRREPRCAMPKHEFFVDMTCEGCSNAVTRVLHRLGGVQFDIDLPNKKVWIDSEHNVDTLLETLKKTGKNASYLGEKSAQ; encoded by the exons ATGAGGCAGGGAGGCGGTGGGTTCGGGAAGCGCGGGTGCTCCGTGGGGCCCTCAGCCTCTCGGCGGGGCCGGCGCTCAGTGCCCGCAGGAGCCAAGCGCGTCCCGCCCCTTCCTCCGCGCCGGGAGCCGCGCTGCGCCATGCCG AAACACGAATTCTTTGTGGACATGACCTGCGAAGGCTGCTCCAATGCAGTCACCCGTGTCCTGCACAGACTGGGAG GTGTCCAGTTTGATATTGACCTGCCCAACAAGAAGGTGTGGATTGACTCAGAGCACAACGTTGACACTTTATTGGAAACCCTGAAGAAGACCGGAAAGAATGCATCCTACCTGGGGGAGAAGTCTGCGCAGTAG
- the G3BP1 gene encoding ras GTPase-activating protein-binding protein 1 isoform X1 translates to MKGIILRAEESIYLSTTYRMTLVGSESKPSFQLTKEMVMEKPSPLLVGREFVRQYYTLLNQAPDYLHRFYGKNSSYVHGGLDSNGKPADAVYGQSDIHKKVLSLNFKDCHTKIRHVDAHATLNDGVVVQVMGELSNNMQPVRRFMQTFVLAPEGSVANKFYVHNDIFRYQDEVFGDSDTEPPEESEEEGEEPEERQQTPEAVPDDTGAYYEPAVSNDIEEHLEETAAEAEPEPEPEPEQEPEPEAQEEKSEPVLEESAPEETAEKSPSPAPADPAPAVQEDSRTFSWALVTRKNLPPSGAVPVSGIPPHVVKVPVSQPRPEAKPESQAPPQRPQRDQRVREQRTSIPPQRGPRPIREGEQGDVETRRIVRYPDSHQLFVGNLPHDVDKTELKDFFQKLGFSLAGYGNVVELRINSGGKLPNFGFVVFDDPEPVQKILSSRPIMFRGEVRLNVEEKKTRAAREGDRRDNRPRGPGGTRGGLGGGIRGPPRGGMSQKPGFGAGRGIGQRQ, encoded by the exons ATGAAGGGAATCATCCTTCGAGCAGAGGAGAGCATATATCTTTCCACGACTTACCGCATGACCTTGGTTGGATCCGAGAGTAAGCCAAG TTTTCAGTTGACCAAAGAAATGGTGATGGAGAAGCCAAGTCCCCTGCTGGTCGGGCGGGAATTCGTGAGGCAGTACTATACTCTGCTTAACCAAGCACCTGACTATTTACACAG GTTTTATGGAAAGAATTCTTCGTATGTCCATGGTGGCTTGGATTCCAATGGAAAACCAGCTGATGCAGTCTATGGTCAATCT GATATCCACAAGAAGGTGCTGTCATTGAACTTCAAGGATTGCCACACAAAGATTCGTCATGTGGATGCCCATGCTACGCTCAATGATGGTGTTGTAGTCCAGGTGATGGGAGAGCTCTCCAATAACATGCAGCCTGTGCGCAGATTCATGCAGACGTTTGTGCTTGCACCCGAG GGTTCTGTTGCAAACAAGTTTTATGTCCATAATGATATCTTCCGCTACCAAGATGAGGTTTTTGGTGACTCTGACACTGAGCCTCCAGAGG aatcagaggaggaaggggaggaaccTGAGGAAAGACAGCAGACACCTGAGGCTGTTCCTGATGATACTGGTGCTTATTATGAGCCGGCTGTCAG CAATGACATTGAAGAACACCTGGAAGAGAcagctgcagaggcagagcCGGAGCCAGAGCCAGAACCTGAACAGGAACCTGAACCAGAGGCgcaggaagaaaaatctgagcCGGTATTAGAGGAGTCGGCTCCAGAAGAGACTGCGGAAAagagtccttctccagctcctgctgatcCAGCTCCTGCAGTGCAAGAGGACTCCAGG acattttcctGGGCATTGGTAACCCGTAAGAACCTCCCTCCCAGTGGAGCTGTTCCTGTGTCAGGAATACCACCTCATGTTGTGAAAGTACCAGTCTCGCAG CCCCGTCCTGAGGCAAAACCTGAATCTCAGGCTCCACCTCAGAGACCTCAGAGGGATCAGCGAGTGAGGGAGCAACGAACAAGCATCCCACCACAGAGGGGTCCTAGACCAA TTCGTGAGGGTGAACAAGGTGATGTGGAAACTAGACGGATTGTGAGATACCCAGATAGTCATCAGCTATTTGTTGGGAACCTTCCCCACGATGTGGATAAAACTGAACTTAAAGACTTTTTCCAAA AACTTGGCTTTTCTCTTGCAGGCTATGGCAATGTTGTTGAACTCCGCATCAACAGTGGTGGAAAGCTTCCCAATTTTGGGTTTGTGGTGTTTGATGATCCTGAACCAGTTCAGAAGATCCTTAGCAGCAGG CCCATTATGTTCAGGGGAGAGGTGCGCCTGAAtgtggaggagaagaaaacacgAGCTGCGAGGGAGGGTGACCGCAGAGATAACAGACCACGTGGACCTGGTGGCACTCGTGGGGGGCTGGGAGGTGGGATTCGAGGGCCTCCACGTGGAGGAATGTCCCAGAAGCCAGGATTTGGAGCTGGAAGGGGGATCGGGCAACGCCAGTGA